GGATTGATCGCGCAGTTCCACTCCAGGAAAAGATCAGCCTGAATCTGTTGGGGCCGTCGTCCGTCCAGCGCATCACCGATGGCTTGTCGCAAGCAGTGCGGATTGCGGACTTCATAGCCTTCCAGAACTCTCTGTCGCCGTCCTTTGGACGGACCTTGGTTGCTCGATTCAGAAGCGACTACTACCTGGCAGTGGCTGACGGGCTGGAGCCTGACGCTGTGTTCGATTACTTGGTGGAGAAAGCGTTCGACAACGCGGGTCCCCGCGACACTCCGCAGGTCCGTGCTGCGGCGCTGTCGGTGATCGCGTACTTGTTCGAGATATGTGAGATTTTCGAACGTGGGTGAGATCTTTCCCGACAAGTTCACGCCTCTTGAACGGACGGTCGTCGGAGAGGCTGCTGTGTTGCTGTCGTTGCTCGGAGAGCGCAGTGTCAGTGTCGGTCAGCTGTACGTCGAGCACCGGCAAGAGATGCCGTCGGCTACCTACGATTCTTTTGCCACTGCACTGACGCTGCTCTACGGCGCCGGGGTGCTCGACTTTCAGGACCAGATCGTGAGGGTTGTTTGATGTTTATTCGCCTTAGTGCAAACCGCGATGAATTCAAACCCATCGATTTCAAGCCGGGGTTCAATGCGATCGTTGCCGAACGTGCAGATGATTCGTCCGCGCAAGACAGCCGCAATGCCCGAGGAAAGTCCTCTTTACTGATGCTGATGAACTACGTGCTCGCGGGGAGACTCCACCGCAGCCTTCGTCCTCTTGCTGACGATGGGTGGGAGATGACGCTGGCCATGCAGATGTTCGGTGGCACCGTCACCGTGACACGCGCGCTTGCCGGTGGCGGCAAATTAGCGATCACAGCAGACCACCGTGCATCGGAGGTAATCGCTCCCTGGATTTCTGAGGGGCAGATAACAGTCGATAATTGGAAAGATTTGCTCGGGCTGGCGCTCTTTCGGCTCGACCCAAGCGTCCGCGAAATAACGGGTGGCATATCGGTTCGCACACTGCTGTCATATGTGATCCGCACTGAGACACCAAAGGATCCATTGAAAGTAATTTCCACACAAAGTGCGACAAGCAGCCGAGAACATGTCGCCTTCATGCTGGGTCTCGACTGGTTGGTGATTAATGAGCTAGCCGATATCAAAAAGGGCTTGGAGCAGCTGAAGGCGATAACCGCTGCGACCCACGAGGGGCTGGTCACCACGCTGCGACCGGAAGATGAGCTTCTCCTCGAACGTGCAGCCCTAAAGAATGAAGTTGATGAGTGGGAACGACGGATCGCTGGCTTTCGCATACTGGAGGATCCGAGCTCGCTCGTAGCACGCGCCGATGCGCTGACTGCTGAGATTATGCAGCTACGTGATGAGGCCGTGGTGGACCGCCGGATGCGGGAATTGTTCGTTTCTTCGCTCGCTGACGGCTCGAATAGCGCGACCTCGGCGTTGCCGGTTGAGGCGCTGTTTGATGCGGCCGGCGTGATACTTGCTGATGGGTTCAGGCGGCAGATTGATGAGGTGAGGGACTTCCATACCGCACTGCTTGTGAATCGACGCACATTTCTTCGGGGCGAGATCGAATCGCTCGACAGGCGCATTGCCGAGAGGACCGCACAGCTCGCCCAGCTGGACGAGCAGCGGGATGGTGTCCTACGGACGCTGGATGCCGGTGGTGCGCTCGATGAGTTGAACTCGATGAGGGCCGAGCTCAGCGAATCACAGGCGCGTATAGCCGCCCTCGATTTACAGATCGAACAAGCGCGGGAAGTCGTTACCCGACGCGAGGAGCTCAAACTAGACCAGTCCACCAAACGAAGTGATGCGACTCGAGAACTCACGGGCTCAAGGGAGAAGCTCGACCGGATCAGTGATCGGTTTAGCCAGAAGATGAACCGCCTGTACGGAAAGGATGCTGCCCTGACCGTCTCAGTAGACAATGACGGGTACAAGTTTGCAATCCATGCGGCGGGCTCGGCCAGCAGTGGCGTGAATCGCATGACGTTGTTCTGCTTCGACCTGACGATGTTGGAAGAGGGCATAGAGACCGCCCATCATCCGGATTTTCTCGTGCATGACTCGTCTGTATTCGACGGAGTCGACCCAAGACAGCGCGCTGGGGCGCTTCATTTTGCCCAAGAGATGGTCGCTAGTACCGGTGGTCAGTACATCTGCACGATCAACAGCAACGATGTACCTGACGAAGTCCTCGGTGAGGATTGGTTCAAGGCCGGTATTGTCCGAACAATTTTGGATACAGAAACGGGCGGACTTGTTGGGCGGGATTTCTGATGGTTACCTCGACGAAATTGACGAATCGTGATTGCGTCGAGTCTCGGCTGCGAGACTGACATATGGGCGCACTACTTCCTACCCTGCAAGCCGAACACCTGCGCGAGGGCCTGACCGACTACCTCGCAACAACCTTCGCGCTCACCGACCCCGACGCCCAGGCGGCGCTCACCGACTTCGTCGGACACCCCGACACGGGTCTGTTCAAAGGACCCTACGTACGGTTGCGGCTCCCGTTCGCCCCCGCCGGCGACGGCTGGACCGGCCAACTCGACTGGTGGCCGGAGACCTTCACCCCGTACGGACATCAGGCGCGCGCATTCGAACGGCTGTCGACCAAACACCAGGACCGGCCCCAGCCGACGTTGGTGACCACCGGCACCGGTTCGGGAAAAACCGAGTCGTTCCTCATCCCGATCCTCGATCACGTGCTGCGCGCCAAGAAGGCCGGCGTCACCGGAATGAAAGCCCTGATTCTCTACCCGATGAACGCGCTGGCCAACGATCAGGCTGAACGCCTCGCGCGGCTCATCACCGGTGATCCGCGGCTCGGCGCGATCACCGCCGGGCTCTACACCGGTGAACACGGCAGTGGCGGGCGCACCCGCGTCTCCGAACACGGTCTCATCACCGACCGCACCCTGATGCACGATGCACCGCCGGACATCCTGCTCACCAACTACAAGATGCTCGACCACATGCTGCTGCACCCCGGCCGCGCCGACATGTGGCGACTCTCGGCGGACTCGCTGCA
This DNA window, taken from Mycolicibacterium sp. MU0050, encodes the following:
- a CDS encoding ABC-three component system protein; this translates as MTSAERGSADNLIYLCGPHHDVIDTQLEHHTREFLVGAKRAHEEAVQRAVRTAMGEVTYEELQVVCKVIANATTPPQELGIDRAVPLQEKISLNLLGPSSVQRITDGLSQAVRIADFIAFQNSLSPSFGRTLVARFRSDYYLAVADGLEPDAVFDYLVEKAFDNAGPRDTPQVRAAALSVIAYLFEICEIFERG
- a CDS encoding ABC-three component system middle component 6, with translation MGEIFPDKFTPLERTVVGEAAVLLSLLGERSVSVGQLYVEHRQEMPSATYDSFATALTLLYGAGVLDFQDQIVRVV
- a CDS encoding DUF2326 domain-containing protein encodes the protein MFIRLSANRDEFKPIDFKPGFNAIVAERADDSSAQDSRNARGKSSLLMLMNYVLAGRLHRSLRPLADDGWEMTLAMQMFGGTVTVTRALAGGGKLAITADHRASEVIAPWISEGQITVDNWKDLLGLALFRLDPSVREITGGISVRTLLSYVIRTETPKDPLKVISTQSATSSREHVAFMLGLDWLVINELADIKKGLEQLKAITAATHEGLVTTLRPEDELLLERAALKNEVDEWERRIAGFRILEDPSSLVARADALTAEIMQLRDEAVVDRRMRELFVSSLADGSNSATSALPVEALFDAAGVILADGFRRQIDEVRDFHTALLVNRRTFLRGEIESLDRRIAERTAQLAQLDEQRDGVLRTLDAGGALDELNSMRAELSESQARIAALDLQIEQAREVVTRREELKLDQSTKRSDATRELTGSREKLDRISDRFSQKMNRLYGKDAALTVSVDNDGYKFAIHAAGSASSGVNRMTLFCFDLTMLEEGIETAHHPDFLVHDSSVFDGVDPRQRAGALHFAQEMVASTGGQYICTINSNDVPDEVLGEDWFKAGIVRTILDTETGGLVGRDF